The nucleotide window CCAACCTGTCCGGCGCGCCCACCTTCGCCGAGCTGCTGGCGCGGGTGCGCGCGGTGGACCTGGACGCGTTCGCCCACCAGGACGTGCCGTTCGAGCAGGTGGTGGAGGCGCTCAACCCTCCGCGCTCGTTGTCCCGGCACCCGCTGTTCCAGGTGATGCTGGCCATCCAGGACACCCCGGCCGCCGATTTCTCCCTGCCCGGGGTCCGCGCCGAACCCGTGGCCGTGCACGGCGGGGCCTCGCGGCTGGACCTGCTGTGGAGCCTGCGCCAGGAGTCCGACGGGATCGACGGGCTGTTGGAGTACAACACCGAACTGTTCACCCCCGCCACGGCACGGCTGCTGCTGGCCCGGCTCGACCTGCTGCTGCGCGCCGCCGTCGCCGATCCGGACCGCCCGGTCCTCGACCTGCCGGTGCTCGTGCCCGGTGAGCGGGAACGGCTGCTCACCCGGTGGAACGACACCGCGCGGAGCGTGCCGGACACCTCGGTGCACGCCCTGTTCGCCGAACGGGCGCGCGCCCATCCCCATGCGCTGGCGGTGGACGACCTCACCTACCGGCAACTGGCAGAGCGGGTCGAACAGCTCGCCGGGCAGTTCCGCGCACTCGGAGCCGGTCCGGGCAGCCTGATCGCCCTGGTGCTGCACCGCACCGCCGACCTGCCCGCCGCGATGCTGGCCGCCGACCTCGCCGGCGCGGCCCACCTGCCCCTGGAACCCGGGCTGCCACCGGAACGCCTCACCGCGCTGCTCGCCGATGCGCGGCCGGCGCTGGTGGTGGACAACGAGAACGGACTGCGCGTCACGGCCCGCCCGGGAACTCCGGTGCCCGAGGACACCGCCTACGTCCGGTACACCTCCGGGTCCACCGGACGGCCCAAGGGCGTGATGGTGCCCAGGTCCGCGCGGCTCAACCTGCTGCACGCCATGCACGAGCGGCTGGGCCTCGTCCCGGAGGACCGGGTGCTGGCCTCCGCGCCGGCCGGGTTTGACATCTCCGAGCTGGAACTGCTGCTGCCCCTGGTGACCGGGGCCTCGCAGGTGCTCGCGGACCGCGACACCGTGCGCGAGCCGGACGAGTTGCTGGCGCTGCTGGAGCGCCGCCAGGTCACCGTGGTGCAGGCAACACCCTCGCTGTGGCACGCACTGGCCGAGCGCCGCCCGGAGTGCCTGCGCCGGGTGCGCGCGTTGGTTGGCGGTGAGGCCGTGCCCGGTGGGCTGGCCGAGGAACTGCGCGGCCTGGTGTCCTCGCTGCTGGCCTGCTACGGGCCGACCGAGACCACCGTGTGGTCCACCACGCTCCCGGTCACCGGAGCCACCGGCGCGACCGTCCCCATTGGACGTCCCCTGTGGAACACCCGCTGTCACGTGCTGGACGGGCGGTTGAACCTGGTGCCCCCCGGAGTGATCGGCGAGCTCTACCTGGCCGGGGACGGGGTGGCCACCGGCTACCTGCGCCAGCCAGACCTCACCGCCTCGCGCTTCCTGCCCGACCCGTACGGGCCGCCTGGGACCCGCATGTACCGCACCGGGGACCTCGCCTCCCGGGGCGCGGACGGGGTGCTGCGCTTCCACGGGCGCACCGATGACCAGGTCAAGGTGCGCGGCCACCGCGTGGAACTGGGCGAGGTGGAGGCGGTGCTCGCCCAGCACGCCGACGTGCACGCGGCCGCGGTGACCGTGCACCGCAAGGGCGTGCTGGTGGGCTACCTGGTGCCCGCCGTCGCCGAACCGGACCTGTCCGCGATCAGCGCGCACCTGGCGCGGCACCTGCCCGACCACATGGTGCCCGCCCGTCTGGTCGCGGTGCCGGAGTTCCCGTTGAGCGCCAACGGGAAGGTGCGGCGCGACCAGCTGCCCGAACCGGACTGGTCCGTGGCCGCCGAAGTCACGGCCACCCCAGGGGAGCAGCTGCTGTGCGGGCTGTTCGCCGACGTGCTCGACCTGCCCTCGGTCCGCCCCGGCGAGAACTTCTTCGAGCTGGGCGGGCATTCGCTGGTGGCGGCCAGGCTGATCGCGCGGGTGCGCGCGGTGCTCGGCGTGGCCCTGGGCGTGCGGGACGTGTTCACCGCACCCACCCCGGCGGCGCTCGCCGCGCGCCTTGCCGGAGCGGCCGAGACCGGTCCGCTGGTGCCCCTGCGCACCGGGGGGGCCGCCGCGCCGCTGTGCTGTGTTCCGGCGTTGAGCGGCCTCAGCGGCGTGTACGCGGGCCTGCTGCCCCACCTCGACGGCGAGCACCCGGTGTACGGCCTGCACACCGACGGCCTGCCGGACTCGGTGGAGGCGCTGGCCGAGCACCACGTCACGGCACTGCGCGCCGCCCACCCCGACGGGCCCTACCACCTGCTCGGCTGGTCCTTCGGCGGCCTGGTGGCACATGCGATGGCCGTGCGACTGCGGGAGCTCGGCGCCCCCGTCGGCCTGCTGGTCGTGGTGGACTCGGTCGCGGGGGCGGTGGCCGAGGTGGGCCCGGTCGAGGAGCGGATCTCCCGGCTGCTGGGCCGGGACAGCGCTTCGCTGGCCGCGGTGGCGCGCAACAACGAACGGCTGTTGCGGGCCTACCGGCCGCCGGTCTACCCGGGTGACGTCGTGTACTTCAACGCGGCGGGCGGCTCGAACCACGAGCAGTGGCGGCCGCACGTCGGCGGGCGGCTCACCGTGCACCAGCTGGCCGCGGCGCACCACGACGTGTTCCAGCCCGAGCACGTGGCCGAGGCCGGCGCGCTGCTCCGGGACGAACTGAAGAGGACCCGATAGGGGAGCAAGGAGCCCCCCCCACGCCTAGTCCTTCGTGCAGACCACGTCGTCCACCTGGAGGTGGTCGCGGTCCGCCACGCTGCGGCTGGGATAGAGGAGCAGGCGCCAGTCACGCACGTTGCCGGTGAAGCGGAAGAACACCGGCTCCCAGGCATTGCTGTCCACCGTGATGAAATCCGTCTGGGGGCTCCAGCCGGCGCTCGAGTAGATGCGGTGGCGGATGGTGCCGTGGCCCCTCACCCGGTACGAGCAGGAGTAGTTGCCGGCCGGCACGTTGAACTTCTGGAGCGTGAAGCGCTCGGCGGTCTGGATGGGGACGACGAACTGGAGTGCACGCGAGCCCCCGTGCACCGCCTGCGTGTAGGGCACCAGGCGCGAGGGTTTGATCTCCGAGCCCGGATCCGCGACGCCGTTATCCAGCCCGTACCAGAAGTCGGGAATGTACGGGGTGCCGTAGTACGGAATGGACGTGTGGCTCCAGTTCTCGAAGCCGCCGTTGCGGATGATGTTCGCGGGGTGCTCGGCGGAGACACAGCGATGGGTCGCCGGATCGCAGGCGGGCAGGGCGCTGCGGCAGTCATAGGTGGTGAAGCAGGCCCCAGGCGACAGCTCGCACACGCCCGTCGTGGGGTTGCAGCTCGTCGCCGGGTTGTTGCAGACGACGCCCGCGCACGGATCGCCTTCCACGCAGAGGTGCGAGGCGGTGTCACAGACGGGCGTCTGCGGAGTGCTGGCGCAATCCGCGTGGCGGACGCAGCGGTTCGCCGCGGTCACGCACGTATGGGCCGCATCGCAGGTCTGCCACGTGCTGCACTGGGTGGCGTCGTTGCAGCGGCCGGAGAGCGGCTCACAGGCCGCGGTGGCGTTCACGCAGCGCTCCCAGGACTGGCAGCTGACCCCGTCACACGGCTCCGGGGCGCGCGTGCAGCGCACGTCGTCGAGGCTCAGGTGGTCGCCCCGGGTGTTGCGGAGGCTGAAGATGAGCTCGAAGGTGTCGTAGACGGGGTTGGCGAGGTTGAAGGCGTACGACACCCGGGTCCAGTCCTGTGTCTCGACCGTGGTGTAGCTCGAGTACGAGGAGTAGTCGGTGTCGAAGAAGGCGTTGCGGACCTCACCGGAGCCCCGCACCTGGTAGGTGCAGGCGTAGCGGCCGGCGGGCATGGACTTCGCGACGGTGGTGAAGCGCTTGTGTGTCCCCGAGGCATTGCTCAGCCGGACCGCGTTGAGGCCGTGGGAGGGACTCGTCGTCACCTTCTGCACCGCGTCGCTGGTGAGGTTCGACGTGCTGCCCAGCCATTGGGAGGGATGCGCGCCGGGCCATTCCTCGAAGCTCCAGTTGTCGAGGACGCTCGGCCCGGCGTCAGGCGTCCCGGTGCCCGCGTCAGGCGTCTCAGTGCCCGCGTCCGGAACCTCCGTGCCCGCGTCAGGCGTCCCGGTACCCGCGTCTGGAACCTCCGTGCCCGAGTCAGGCGTCTCACCCGTGCCTGAATCTGGCGCCTCGGTGCCAGCATCCGGCTGCGGCGTGCCCGCGTCCGGTTGTGACGGACCGGGCTCAGAGGGCCCTTCTGGAGCCGTCGAATCACCGCAGGCGGCCAGCAGGACCATCAGCGACGTCAGGCACACGCGGAACAACTTCACAGCAAGCCTCCAGCTTCCAGGGAACGAGTCCCCCAGCATCTCCGATATGCTTGAACGGGTCCAACGCCGGTGGAATGCAAAGACTCAGTGTCAAAAGCAGGCTCACTCAGTGGGCGGTGAGCCGCGGCTCTCCGTGCGACAACGCCGGAGTCCATCGCATGGTCGTGATGGGAATGAGCCACGAACGGGGCATCGACCTTTTTTGGCCAGTGGCTCAACCAACATCCAGCACACGGATCCGGGACTCGTCGAAGGTGAGGGTCTTCTTCTGAATCGGAGCGGGAAAGAAGAGCAGCGTCGGCGTATTCCCCGCGACATGAACCTCGGGTAACGGCTCGGCGGGGTTGCTTGTGACGGTGACAGCTCGCGTGCGCTCGATTGGCCCCCCAGGCGGAGGCTCGGCTCGTGCTGCGGTTCCCCAAAGAAGCGCGAGCGCCAGGGTCAATCTCAACGGTTGGAGCAAAGGTACGTGACCTCCTGCATGGTCACGCGACCCTCGCGGGCACTCACGCAGTGGGTCCAAATCCCACAGTCCGGGAGCCGCGGCGGTACACCTTGCCCCCCACAGTTGCTGCCAACTGGTTGGTACCGTGAAGCGGCCACTGCCAACTGGTTGGTACCGCGCAACGGCTGCTACCGACTGGTTGGTACCGTCGACGGGAACAGTCCGCGAGTGCGGACGGTCCCTGTTGAGTTCGGCAAAGCCTACCCCGTGAATTCAATGGGTTAGAAAGGCGCACCAAGACGCCCTGTTCCGCCACCCTCCGCGCAAGCCCTGAGCATTCCAGCGCTTTCTGGGGTACCGTCTCCCAGCGCGGACGCATCGTGCGAGTTCGCGGACTGTGTTCAGGGCGCCTGCTGATGGCCCAGGAGAACATCCATCACCACCGCATGGGGAGAGCCACAACCACATCGTGGCCAGGTAGACCTGTCCCAGTCGACGCTGATGATGTACGGGCCGGTGGCCGCAGCGTGCAGTGAGCCGGTGGCCCGCCGCCTCGGCGTCACGTGTCTGAACGTGCTGTTGGGCTACAGAAGGCGGTGGACGTGGAGGTGGACCGCGACAAGCCATGTTCCACGGGGATTGAGGTGCCGGACGCCAAGGGGGATGTCACCGCAAAGACCTTCGCGCAGTTCAGCGTGAAGGCGATGCGCCGGGCGCTGCGGCGCAAGCGCACACCGGCCTCCGTCGGCTTTCAAGGCTGTGCCAGGCAGGCTTCTTCGTAGCCCCATCGGTCTTGGTGTCGACCGGACTCCAGCGCTTGTTTCAACTCCTCCCAAGAGACGGAGGGAGGCACGTCCACCGCGAGCAGGCGGGGAAGATGGCTCAGCTCCGTCGAGCAGCCGAGGTGCTTGAAGAGGATACGCACAGCCGCAACGTCAGCCGCATCATAGACGACGACTCGGATCGTGCTGTGTCCCGAGGGCTGAGCGACCTCCTTGAAGCGGAAGACGTTCTCCTCGGGAACCGCAGAAACGATGTCGTTCACCGCGATGCCAAGCGCGAAGAAGGGAATGTTGTCGATCTTGAAGAGGCCATCACCGACCTTGATGGCCCAGAGCGTTTCTGCGCTCGCTGGCGGATAGCCGTCCTCGTCCTGCTCAAGTTCGAAAAGGATTTTGACGCGGTGCTCGGTCGCAGGCTCGCTCATGGACGGGGCGCCTTCACTGTTCCTTGTCACCCTTCTTGATGTTGCAGTCGCGGCACAAGACCTGCCCGTTATCGGGATCGCCAGTCCCACCTTTGGACTTGGGAACGACATGATCGACGTGCGACTCGTTTTTTGGAGGTGTGACGCCCTTTTTGTGTTGCTCCGCTGGAACTGTCTCGACACCGCAGGTCTCGCAGACAGTCTTGCCCCCATTACGGGAAGCATTGTCTTGCTTGACGATTTCCTTGTCCTTCTTGTTGAAACGCGAGCCAGGCCGTTTACCAGCCACGGCTTCCGGAGCCAGGTCCATGGTGTGTGTGTCGAGGACCAGAGAGTCCATCAGGACCAGGTCGGCAGTGTCCGCCAACGGCGCCTCAGGCCAGTGTTCCGCCTTCGCTCCGACTAGGAGTGGGACGAGCGTCAAGAGGATGAAGGTCGATGGCCGATGCATGAGTTCATCCTGAGTGATGACAGCGAGTTCCGGCAAGCTGCGGCGGCGGTTTTTCCATGGAGGCTGTGGGATTCGAACCCACCGCTCGGAACT belongs to Stigmatella erecta and includes:
- a CDS encoding invertase recombinase-like protein, with the protein product MKLFRVCLTSLMVLLAACGDSTAPEGPSEPGPSQPDAGTPQPDAGTEAPDSGTGETPDSGTEVPDAGTGTPDAGTEVPDAGTETPDAGTGTPDAGPSVLDNWSFEEWPGAHPSQWLGSTSNLTSDAVQKVTTSPSHGLNAVRLSNASGTHKRFTTVAKSMPAGRYACTYQVRGSGEVRNAFFDTDYSSYSSYTTVETQDWTRVSYAFNLANPVYDTFELIFSLRNTRGDHLSLDDVRCTRAPEPCDGVSCQSWERCVNATAACEPLSGRCNDATQCSTWQTCDAAHTCVTAANRCVRHADCASTPQTPVCDTASHLCVEGDPCAGVVCNNPATSCNPTTGVCELSPGACFTTYDCRSALPACDPATHRCVSAEHPANIIRNGGFENWSHTSIPYYGTPYIPDFWYGLDNGVADPGSEIKPSRLVPYTQAVHGGSRALQFVVPIQTAERFTLQKFNVPAGNYSCSYRVRGHGTIRHRIYSSAGWSPQTDFITVDSNAWEPVFFRFTGNVRDWRLLLYPSRSVADRDHLQVDDVVCTKD
- a CDS encoding DUF4265 domain-containing protein, which codes for MSEPATEHRVKILFELEQDEDGYPPASAETLWAIKVGDGLFKIDNIPFFALGIAVNDIVSAVPEENVFRFKEVAQPSGHSTIRVVVYDAADVAAVRILFKHLGCSTELSHLPRLLAVDVPPSVSWEELKQALESGRHQDRWGYEEACLAQP
- a CDS encoding HNH endonuclease, with the translated sequence MPELAVITQDELMHRPSTFILLTLVPLLVGAKAEHWPEAPLADTADLVLMDSLVLDTHTMDLAPEAVAGKRPGSRFNKKDKEIVKQDNASRNGGKTVCETCGVETVPAEQHKKGVTPPKNESHVDHVVPKSKGGTGDPDNGQVLCRDCNIKKGDKEQ